Proteins from one Malania oleifera isolate guangnan ecotype guangnan chromosome 4, ASM2987363v1, whole genome shotgun sequence genomic window:
- the LOC131153436 gene encoding serine/threonine-protein kinase ZRK1-like: protein MSIFQTFKLKRRKEATAETALMQNVEKNGAMLLKEVIASSYGKCCPIRCFSVEELKKAKNICDRGHAFKKDGFHALYKGSLQGRPLCIKEYSPDANISSVINEIVIGSWMSINKNVLKLLGCCLETEIPILVFELAEIKGTLSRRLFGSYGAEWQPLPWRCRLRVAVDVATAVAYLHTALPTPIIHRDIKPENIILDQSNFAKLSDFSLCISIPEGETQVEVDPYGTMGFIAPENFTTRCLTEKADVYSFGMLLLVLLTRQRYFWRQIERDIDDLDEVSNPAKYFVENNRLSEIVDPVVLKEAAGRSGMEQMLQDFATVALRCINLTVEDRPTMIDAAKQLMQIEQSTLAQ, encoded by the exons ATGTCTATATTTCAGACCTTCAAATTAAAAAG GAGAAAAGAAGCGACAGCTGAGACAGCATTGATGCAAAATGTTGAAAAGAATGGTGCAATGTTACTCAAAGAGGTGATTGCTTCTTCTTATGGAAAATGTTGTCCTATCCGGTGCTTCTCTGTGGAAGAACTGAAAAAAGCAAAAAACATCTGTGACCGAGGCCATGCTTTTAAAAAAGATGGCTTTCATGCACTCTACAAGGGCTCTCTTCAGGGTAGACCACTTTGCATTAAGGAATATTCACCAGATGCGAATATTAGTTCAGTTATTAATGAGATTGTGATTGGATCCTGGATGAGCATTAATAagaatgttttgaagctcttaggatgcTGCTTGGAGACCGAAATCCCTATTCTAGTGTTCGAGCTTGCAGAGATTAAGGGAACTTTGAGCCGTCGTCTTTTTGGGTCCTACGGAGCAGAGTGGCAACCTCTACCATGGAGATGCAGGTTAAGGGTCGCAGTGGACGTAGCAACTGCAGTTGCATACCTACACACTGCCCTTCCCACACCCATCATCCACAGGGACATTAAGCCTGAGAACATTATTCTGGATCAAAGTAATTTTGCCAaattgtctgatttctctctttgcATATCCATTCCTGAAGGTGAAACACAAGTAGAAGTTGATCCTTACGGAACGATGGGATTCATTGCACCAGAGAACTTTACTACCCGTTGTTTGACCGAGAAAGCTGATGTTTATTCTTTTGGTATGCTTCTGCTGGTGCTTTTGACTAGACAAAGGTACTTCTGGCGCCAAATTGAGAGGGATATAGATGATCTTGATGAAGTATCCAACCCCGCAAAGTATTTTGTTGAGAACAACAGGTTGAGTGAGATTGTGGATCCTGTAGTATTGAAAGAGGCAGCTGGAAGGTCTGGGATGGAGCAGATGTTGCAGGATTTTGCAACAGTTGCCCTGAGGTGCATCAATTTAACAGTAGAAGATAGGCCAACAATGATTGATGCAGCAAAACAACTCATGCAGATTGAACAGTCTACTCTCGCCCAGTAA
- the LOC131153948 gene encoding serine/threonine-protein kinase ZRK1-like, translated as MLMKELISFCDGKCNPIRNFTIKEIERVTNNYDTLSLCSARDCRLYKGFLQDRPVFVKKFEGEFVVHQFVVNSIVIGSRMSVHKNVLRLIGCCLEAKIPILVHEFAENGSLEGRLRGSQGTHGQPLPWKCRLRIAIDVASVVAYLHTAFSRPVIHRGIRASLILLDKHNVAKLSDFSLCISIPDGESHVQDVVRGRMGYIAPEYLNTGFVNEKVDVFAFGMLLFVLLTGQLLNVDSFVLSNLEDCDLENNLLSEVVDPSILEEESWPGKEQQLQDLAELAFRCTSKKEENRPTMTDVAKQLRQIERTWGLIATNHASTGSVTEKPDFFPLWHDDENRNKDDHDDYPVG; from the exons ATGTTGATGAAGGAGCTGATTTCCTTTTGTGATGGAAAATGTAATCCTATTCGTAACTTCACTATCAAAGAGATTGAGAGAGTGACAAATAATTATGACACACTTTCTCTATGTTCTGCACGGGATTGTAGATTATACAAGGGTTTTCTTCAAGACAGGCCAGTTTTTGTTAAGAAGTTTGAAGGTGAATTTGTGGTGCATCAATTTGTTGTTAATAGCATTGTGATTGGATCAAGGATGAGTGTCCACAAGAATGTTTTGAGGCTTATAGGATGCTGCTTAGAGGCCAAAATTCCAATTCTAGTGCATGAATTTGCAGAGAATGGAAGTCTTGAAGGTCGTCTCCGTGGTTCCCAAGGAACACATGGGCAGCCTTTACCTTGGAAATGTAGGCTGAGGATCGCAATTGATGTAGCTAGTGTAGTTGCATATCTTCACACTGCATTTTCCAGGCCCGTAATCCACAggggtattagagcctcgttgatTCTATTGGATAAACATAATGTGGCCAAATTGTCTGATTTCTCACTTTGCATTTCTATTCCTGATGGGGAATCGCACGTACAAGATGTTGTGCGGGGAAGAATGGGGTACATTGCACCTGAATACTTAAATACTGGTTTTGTGAACGAGAAAGTGGATGTTTTTGCTTTCGGGATGCTTCTGTTTGTGCTTCTGACTGGACAGCTTCTGAATGTTGATTCGTTTGTTCTATCCAATCTCGAGGATTGTGATCTTGAAAACAATCTGCTTAGTGAGGTTGTGGATCCCTCAATATTGGAAGAGGAAAGTTGGCCTGGGAAAGAACAGCAGTTGCAAGATCTTGCTGAACTTGCATTTAGGTGCACCAGTAAAAAAGAGGAAAATAGGCCAACAATGACCGACGTTGCAAAACAACTTAGGCAAATTGAGAG AACTTGGGGATTAATTGCAACTAACCATGCATCTACTGGTTCTGTGACTGAGAAACCTGATTTTTTCCCCCTTTGGCATGATGATGAGAACAGGAACAAGGATGACCATGATGACTATCCAGTTGGATGA